One Scytonema millei VB511283 DNA segment encodes these proteins:
- a CDS encoding response regulator transcription factor, producing the protein MSTVLLVEDSLTDAELLTRYLRQIGLTVIGVQSGEEAEAQLRLQTPDLVILDVILPGQSGFELCHSLKTNDATKKIPIVICSSKGTEVDRLWGSMLGANAYIAKPVDQQQLLQVIQQFIL; encoded by the coding sequence GTGAGTACAGTTTTGTTAGTAGAAGATAGTTTGACTGATGCCGAACTATTAACCCGCTATCTCAGACAAATAGGATTAACGGTAATTGGCGTGCAAAGCGGTGAAGAAGCCGAAGCACAGCTAAGATTGCAAACACCAGACTTGGTGATCTTAGATGTCATTTTACCTGGTCAAAGTGGATTTGAACTCTGTCACAGCTTGAAAACAAATGATGCAACCAAGAAAATCCCGATCGTGATTTGTTCTTCCAAAGGTACGGAAGTCGATCGCCTGTGGGGTTCTATGTTAGGTGCAAATGCTTACATAGCTAAACCAGTAGACCAACAACAATTACTGCAAGTCATCCAACAGTTTATTTTATAG
- a CDS encoding chemotaxis protein CheW encodes MEILDSLAKTSSLRLDGGSPSSQEKFLRCRLGSQDSGLLALIHVAEVIQIVLTEILPVPAMPECILGICNWRGKMLWLVDLNLFLDYPPLIASEIASVPLMAIVMQIEGQSMGLVVSQVQDIEWHDLSQIQPATASLFAAKTLPFLQGYLPQADAIVLDPAAIARCPMWQLHRG; translated from the coding sequence ATGGAGATACTTGATTCTCTAGCTAAAACGAGTTCGTTACGACTGGATGGAGGATCGCCATCCTCCCAGGAAAAGTTTCTCCGCTGTCGCCTCGGCTCCCAAGATAGCGGTTTGCTGGCTTTAATTCACGTTGCCGAAGTTATACAAATTGTATTAACAGAAATATTACCCGTACCCGCCATGCCTGAATGCATTTTGGGAATTTGCAACTGGCGGGGAAAAATGCTGTGGCTAGTCGATCTGAATCTCTTTCTCGACTATCCACCCCTTATCGCCTCAGAAATCGCCAGCGTCCCGCTGATGGCGATCGTCATGCAGATTGAAGGACAGTCAATGGGTCTAGTTGTATCGCAAGTACAGGATATTGAATGGCACGATCTGAGTCAAATTCAACCAGCGACGGCAAGTTTATTTGCTGCCAAAACCTTACCCTTTTTACAAGGATACTTGCCTCAAGCCGATGCTATAGTCCTCGATCCCGCAGCGATCGCCCGTTGTCCGATGTGGCAACTGCATAGGGGATAG